A genome region from Anolis carolinensis isolate JA03-04 chromosome 6, rAnoCar3.1.pri, whole genome shotgun sequence includes the following:
- the itgb8 gene encoding integrin beta-8 isoform X2: MWLPLLSALSLGLVSPGWAQAHNRCATSHATTCATCLALGPECGWCSQEEFMTGTRRKERCDKVLHLIKRGCREDFIESPKDDIKVSSNEVHIQVTPGEVSIHLYPGSEASFMLKVHPLEKYPVDLYYLVDVSASMHKNIEKLNSVGFDLSQKMKNISVDLRLGFGSYVDKTVSPYISIHPGRIHNQCSDYDLDCMPPHGYIHVLSLTDQIAEFGRAINKQKISGNIDTPEGGFDAMLQAAVCQSQIGWRKEAKRLLLMMTDQTSHLALDSKLGGIVIPNDGNCHLKDNVYTKATSMEHPSLGQLAEKLIDNNISVIFAVQGSQYHWYKDLLSLLPGTVARQIESQAANLGDLVVDAYKNLLSEVKIQVDNTDQDINVKVTAICPDGSRKTGLEGCRNVKSTTEVSFNVTITMKKCGTTEGRKYIMIKPLGFNESTRVNIHKRCACQCEGKRICVDEMSPDSQTSHCKDGICDSSDEFSSEQCKMKGDHLICSGQGECVGGKCICYKTKLGTVYGEYCEKDDFSCPYYLGNLCAGNGECEAGKCKCIGPWEGDRCQCSLSLKKNCMNSDGQICSGRGTCVCGRCKCTDPSSFGHLCEFCPACRTICNDRRTCVPCHSNSSQITLDQCKTSCAYRVHHTEQSLGCISDDPSHFRIFFIIFIVTFLIGLLNVLIIRQIFLQWNNNKIKSSADYRVAAAKKEKMFLPTVCTKTVTYRRDNPEEISIHLSKLQVNETFCCNS, encoded by the exons GAGTTTATGACTGGAACAAGGCGGAAGGAACGATGTGACAAAGTTCTCCATTTAATAAAAAGGGGCTGCAGGGAGGATTTTATAGAAAGTCCCAAAGATGATATAAAAGTATCCAGCAATGAAGTTCATATACAAGTGACACCAGGAGAAGTGTCCATTCACCTCTATCCAG GATCTGAAGCAAGTTTTATGTTGAAAGTCCACCCACTGGAAAAGTACCCCGTGGACCTCTATTATTTAGTTGATGTGTCTGCATCAATGcacaaaaacatagaaaaattAAACTCTGTTGGATTTGATTTATCTCAAAAGATGAAAAATATTTCTGTTGATTTACGGCTTGGATTTGGATCCTATGTGGATAAGACAGTGTCACCTTATATTAGTATTCATCCAGGCAGAATCCACAATCAGTGCAG TGATTATGATCTAGATTGCATGCCTCCACATGGTTATATCCATGTCTTATCACTGACAGACCAAATAGCAGAATTTGGGCGTGCAATCAATAAGCAAAAGATCTCTGGAAATATTGACACACCTGAAGGAGGATTTGATGCTATGCTTCAGGCTGCTGTGTGCCAG AGCCAGATTGGTTGGCGCAAAGAAGCAAAACGTCTACTCCTCATGATGACAGATCAGACCTCTCATCTGGCTCTTGACAGTAAATTAGGAGGAATAGTAATTCCTAATGATGGAAATTGCCATTTAAAAGATAACGTGTACACCAAAGCAACCAGTATG GAGCATCCATCACTCGGTCAACTTGCTGAAAAGCTCATAGACAACAATATTAGTGTAATCTTTGCAGTCCAAGGAAGCCAATATCATTGGTATAAG GACCTTTTGTCTCTGCTGCCTGGCACTGTTGCAAGACAGATAGAATCACAAGCAGCAAATCTGGGAGATCTGGTGGTAGATGCTTACAAG aATCTGCTTTCTGAAGTGAAAATTCAGGTGGATAACACAGACCAAGACATAAATGTCAAAGTTACTGCAATCTGTCCTGATGGGAGTAGAAAAACAGGCTTAGAAGGATGCAGAAATGTGAAATCCACAACTGAA GTATCCTTTAATGTCACCATTACAATGAAGAAATGTGGAACCACTGAAGGAAGAAAATACATAATGATAAAACCCCTTGGTTTCAATGAATCTACCAGGGTTAATATACATAAAAGATGTGCTTGTCAGTGTGAGGGTAAAAGAATATGTGTGGATGAAATGTCTCCGGATTCCCAAACTTCCCACTGCAAGGATGGTATCTGTGATTCCAGTGATGAATTCTCTTCAGAGCAATGCAAAATGAAAGGGGACCATCTAATCTGTAGTGGCCAAGGAGAGTGTGTAGGTGGGAAATGCATTTGCTACAAAACCAAACTCGGCACAGTATATGGTGAATATTGTGAAAAGGATGATTTTTCCTGCCCATATTACCTTGGAAACCTGTGTGCTG GCAATGGTGaatgtgaagctggaaaatgcaAATGCATTGGTCCCTGGGAAGGTGATCGCTGCCAATGTTCATTATCATTGAAAAAAAACTGCATGAATTCAGATGGTCAGATCTGCAGCGGAAGAGGAACTTGTGTGTGTGGAAGATGCAAATGCACTGATCCCAGCAGTTTTGGCCATCTATGTGAATTCTGCCCTGCTTGCAGAACAATTTGCAATGACAGGCG GACTTGTGTGCCATGTCATTCCAACTCATCTCAAATTACACTTGACCAGTGCAAAACCTCATGTGCTTACAGGGTGCATCATACAGAACAATCTTTAG GCTGCATCTCTGATGATCCAAGCCACTTCAGAATCTTTTTCATAATCTTCATTGTGACCTTTCTGATTGGCTTGCTGAATGTGCTTATAATTCGTCAGATCTTTCTGCAGTGGAACAATAATAAAATTAAGTCTTCTGCTGATTACAGAGTGGCTGCAGCAAAAAAG GAGAAAATGTTCCTACCTACTGTTTGTACAAAAACAGTAACCTACAGACGCGACAACCCTGAAGAAATAAGCATCCACCTCAGCAAGTTACAAGTAAATGAAACTTTCTGTTGCAACTCCTGA
- the itgb8 gene encoding integrin beta-8 isoform X1 yields the protein MWLPLLSALSLGLVSPGWAQAPDNRCATSHATTCATCLALGPECGWCSQEEFMTGTRRKERCDKVLHLIKRGCREDFIESPKDDIKVSSNEVHIQVTPGEVSIHLYPGSEASFMLKVHPLEKYPVDLYYLVDVSASMHKNIEKLNSVGFDLSQKMKNISVDLRLGFGSYVDKTVSPYISIHPGRIHNQCSDYDLDCMPPHGYIHVLSLTDQIAEFGRAINKQKISGNIDTPEGGFDAMLQAAVCQSQIGWRKEAKRLLLMMTDQTSHLALDSKLGGIVIPNDGNCHLKDNVYTKATSMEHPSLGQLAEKLIDNNISVIFAVQGSQYHWYKDLLSLLPGTVARQIESQAANLGDLVVDAYKNLLSEVKIQVDNTDQDINVKVTAICPDGSRKTGLEGCRNVKSTTEVSFNVTITMKKCGTTEGRKYIMIKPLGFNESTRVNIHKRCACQCEGKRICVDEMSPDSQTSHCKDGICDSSDEFSSEQCKMKGDHLICSGQGECVGGKCICYKTKLGTVYGEYCEKDDFSCPYYLGNLCAGNGECEAGKCKCIGPWEGDRCQCSLSLKKNCMNSDGQICSGRGTCVCGRCKCTDPSSFGHLCEFCPACRTICNDRRTCVPCHSNSSQITLDQCKTSCAYRVHHTEQSLGCISDDPSHFRIFFIIFIVTFLIGLLNVLIIRQIFLQWNNNKIKSSADYRVAAAKKEKMFLPTVCTKTVTYRRDNPEEISIHLSKLQVNETFCCNS from the exons GAGTTTATGACTGGAACAAGGCGGAAGGAACGATGTGACAAAGTTCTCCATTTAATAAAAAGGGGCTGCAGGGAGGATTTTATAGAAAGTCCCAAAGATGATATAAAAGTATCCAGCAATGAAGTTCATATACAAGTGACACCAGGAGAAGTGTCCATTCACCTCTATCCAG GATCTGAAGCAAGTTTTATGTTGAAAGTCCACCCACTGGAAAAGTACCCCGTGGACCTCTATTATTTAGTTGATGTGTCTGCATCAATGcacaaaaacatagaaaaattAAACTCTGTTGGATTTGATTTATCTCAAAAGATGAAAAATATTTCTGTTGATTTACGGCTTGGATTTGGATCCTATGTGGATAAGACAGTGTCACCTTATATTAGTATTCATCCAGGCAGAATCCACAATCAGTGCAG TGATTATGATCTAGATTGCATGCCTCCACATGGTTATATCCATGTCTTATCACTGACAGACCAAATAGCAGAATTTGGGCGTGCAATCAATAAGCAAAAGATCTCTGGAAATATTGACACACCTGAAGGAGGATTTGATGCTATGCTTCAGGCTGCTGTGTGCCAG AGCCAGATTGGTTGGCGCAAAGAAGCAAAACGTCTACTCCTCATGATGACAGATCAGACCTCTCATCTGGCTCTTGACAGTAAATTAGGAGGAATAGTAATTCCTAATGATGGAAATTGCCATTTAAAAGATAACGTGTACACCAAAGCAACCAGTATG GAGCATCCATCACTCGGTCAACTTGCTGAAAAGCTCATAGACAACAATATTAGTGTAATCTTTGCAGTCCAAGGAAGCCAATATCATTGGTATAAG GACCTTTTGTCTCTGCTGCCTGGCACTGTTGCAAGACAGATAGAATCACAAGCAGCAAATCTGGGAGATCTGGTGGTAGATGCTTACAAG aATCTGCTTTCTGAAGTGAAAATTCAGGTGGATAACACAGACCAAGACATAAATGTCAAAGTTACTGCAATCTGTCCTGATGGGAGTAGAAAAACAGGCTTAGAAGGATGCAGAAATGTGAAATCCACAACTGAA GTATCCTTTAATGTCACCATTACAATGAAGAAATGTGGAACCACTGAAGGAAGAAAATACATAATGATAAAACCCCTTGGTTTCAATGAATCTACCAGGGTTAATATACATAAAAGATGTGCTTGTCAGTGTGAGGGTAAAAGAATATGTGTGGATGAAATGTCTCCGGATTCCCAAACTTCCCACTGCAAGGATGGTATCTGTGATTCCAGTGATGAATTCTCTTCAGAGCAATGCAAAATGAAAGGGGACCATCTAATCTGTAGTGGCCAAGGAGAGTGTGTAGGTGGGAAATGCATTTGCTACAAAACCAAACTCGGCACAGTATATGGTGAATATTGTGAAAAGGATGATTTTTCCTGCCCATATTACCTTGGAAACCTGTGTGCTG GCAATGGTGaatgtgaagctggaaaatgcaAATGCATTGGTCCCTGGGAAGGTGATCGCTGCCAATGTTCATTATCATTGAAAAAAAACTGCATGAATTCAGATGGTCAGATCTGCAGCGGAAGAGGAACTTGTGTGTGTGGAAGATGCAAATGCACTGATCCCAGCAGTTTTGGCCATCTATGTGAATTCTGCCCTGCTTGCAGAACAATTTGCAATGACAGGCG GACTTGTGTGCCATGTCATTCCAACTCATCTCAAATTACACTTGACCAGTGCAAAACCTCATGTGCTTACAGGGTGCATCATACAGAACAATCTTTAG GCTGCATCTCTGATGATCCAAGCCACTTCAGAATCTTTTTCATAATCTTCATTGTGACCTTTCTGATTGGCTTGCTGAATGTGCTTATAATTCGTCAGATCTTTCTGCAGTGGAACAATAATAAAATTAAGTCTTCTGCTGATTACAGAGTGGCTGCAGCAAAAAAG GAGAAAATGTTCCTACCTACTGTTTGTACAAAAACAGTAACCTACAGACGCGACAACCCTGAAGAAATAAGCATCCACCTCAGCAAGTTACAAGTAAATGAAACTTTCTGTTGCAACTCCTGA
- the itgb8 gene encoding integrin beta-8 isoform X4, which translates to MGSEASFMLKVHPLEKYPVDLYYLVDVSASMHKNIEKLNSVGFDLSQKMKNISVDLRLGFGSYVDKTVSPYISIHPGRIHNQCSDYDLDCMPPHGYIHVLSLTDQIAEFGRAINKQKISGNIDTPEGGFDAMLQAAVCQSQIGWRKEAKRLLLMMTDQTSHLALDSKLGGIVIPNDGNCHLKDNVYTKATSMEHPSLGQLAEKLIDNNISVIFAVQGSQYHWYKDLLSLLPGTVARQIESQAANLGDLVVDAYKNLLSEVKIQVDNTDQDINVKVTAICPDGSRKTGLEGCRNVKSTTEVSFNVTITMKKCGTTEGRKYIMIKPLGFNESTRVNIHKRCACQCEGKRICVDEMSPDSQTSHCKDGICDSSDEFSSEQCKMKGDHLICSGQGECVGGKCICYKTKLGTVYGEYCEKDDFSCPYYLGNLCAGNGECEAGKCKCIGPWEGDRCQCSLSLKKNCMNSDGQICSGRGTCVCGRCKCTDPSSFGHLCEFCPACRTICNDRRTCVPCHSNSSQITLDQCKTSCAYRVHHTEQSLGCISDDPSHFRIFFIIFIVTFLIGLLNVLIIRQIFLQWNNNKIKSSADYRVAAAKKEKMFLPTVCTKTVTYRRDNPEEISIHLSKLQVNETFCCNS; encoded by the exons ATGG GATCTGAAGCAAGTTTTATGTTGAAAGTCCACCCACTGGAAAAGTACCCCGTGGACCTCTATTATTTAGTTGATGTGTCTGCATCAATGcacaaaaacatagaaaaattAAACTCTGTTGGATTTGATTTATCTCAAAAGATGAAAAATATTTCTGTTGATTTACGGCTTGGATTTGGATCCTATGTGGATAAGACAGTGTCACCTTATATTAGTATTCATCCAGGCAGAATCCACAATCAGTGCAG TGATTATGATCTAGATTGCATGCCTCCACATGGTTATATCCATGTCTTATCACTGACAGACCAAATAGCAGAATTTGGGCGTGCAATCAATAAGCAAAAGATCTCTGGAAATATTGACACACCTGAAGGAGGATTTGATGCTATGCTTCAGGCTGCTGTGTGCCAG AGCCAGATTGGTTGGCGCAAAGAAGCAAAACGTCTACTCCTCATGATGACAGATCAGACCTCTCATCTGGCTCTTGACAGTAAATTAGGAGGAATAGTAATTCCTAATGATGGAAATTGCCATTTAAAAGATAACGTGTACACCAAAGCAACCAGTATG GAGCATCCATCACTCGGTCAACTTGCTGAAAAGCTCATAGACAACAATATTAGTGTAATCTTTGCAGTCCAAGGAAGCCAATATCATTGGTATAAG GACCTTTTGTCTCTGCTGCCTGGCACTGTTGCAAGACAGATAGAATCACAAGCAGCAAATCTGGGAGATCTGGTGGTAGATGCTTACAAG aATCTGCTTTCTGAAGTGAAAATTCAGGTGGATAACACAGACCAAGACATAAATGTCAAAGTTACTGCAATCTGTCCTGATGGGAGTAGAAAAACAGGCTTAGAAGGATGCAGAAATGTGAAATCCACAACTGAA GTATCCTTTAATGTCACCATTACAATGAAGAAATGTGGAACCACTGAAGGAAGAAAATACATAATGATAAAACCCCTTGGTTTCAATGAATCTACCAGGGTTAATATACATAAAAGATGTGCTTGTCAGTGTGAGGGTAAAAGAATATGTGTGGATGAAATGTCTCCGGATTCCCAAACTTCCCACTGCAAGGATGGTATCTGTGATTCCAGTGATGAATTCTCTTCAGAGCAATGCAAAATGAAAGGGGACCATCTAATCTGTAGTGGCCAAGGAGAGTGTGTAGGTGGGAAATGCATTTGCTACAAAACCAAACTCGGCACAGTATATGGTGAATATTGTGAAAAGGATGATTTTTCCTGCCCATATTACCTTGGAAACCTGTGTGCTG GCAATGGTGaatgtgaagctggaaaatgcaAATGCATTGGTCCCTGGGAAGGTGATCGCTGCCAATGTTCATTATCATTGAAAAAAAACTGCATGAATTCAGATGGTCAGATCTGCAGCGGAAGAGGAACTTGTGTGTGTGGAAGATGCAAATGCACTGATCCCAGCAGTTTTGGCCATCTATGTGAATTCTGCCCTGCTTGCAGAACAATTTGCAATGACAGGCG GACTTGTGTGCCATGTCATTCCAACTCATCTCAAATTACACTTGACCAGTGCAAAACCTCATGTGCTTACAGGGTGCATCATACAGAACAATCTTTAG GCTGCATCTCTGATGATCCAAGCCACTTCAGAATCTTTTTCATAATCTTCATTGTGACCTTTCTGATTGGCTTGCTGAATGTGCTTATAATTCGTCAGATCTTTCTGCAGTGGAACAATAATAAAATTAAGTCTTCTGCTGATTACAGAGTGGCTGCAGCAAAAAAG GAGAAAATGTTCCTACCTACTGTTTGTACAAAAACAGTAACCTACAGACGCGACAACCCTGAAGAAATAAGCATCCACCTCAGCAAGTTACAAGTAAATGAAACTTTCTGTTGCAACTCCTGA
- the itgb8 gene encoding integrin beta-8 isoform X3: MWLPLLSALSLGLVSPGWAQAPDNRCATSHATTCATCLALGPECGWCSQEEFMTGTRRKERCDKVLHLIKRGCREDFIESPKDDIKVSSNEVHIQVTPGEVSIHLYPGSEASFMLKVHPLEKYPVDLYYLVDVSASMHKNIEKLNSVGFDLSQKMKNISVDLRLGFGSYVDKTVSPYISIHPGRIHNQCSDYDLDCMPPHGYIHVLSLTDQIAEFGRAINKQKISGNIDTPEGGFDAMLQAAVCQSQIGWRKEAKRLLLMMTDQTSHLALDSKLGGIVIPNDGNCHLKDNVYTKATSMEHPSLGQLAEKLIDNNISVIFAVQGSQYHWYKDLLSLLPGTVARQIESQAANLGDLVVDAYKNLLSEVKIQVDNTDQDINVKVTAICPDGSRKTGLEGCRNVKSTTEVSFNVTITMKKCGTTEGRKYIMIKPLGFNESTRVNIHKRCACQCEGKRICVDEMSPDSQTSHCKDGICDSSDEFSSEQCKMKGDHLICSGQGECVGGKCICYKTKLGTVYGEYCEKDDFSCPYYLGNLCAGNGECEAGKCKCIGPWEGDRCQCSLSLKKNCMNSDGQICSGRGTCVCGRCKCTDPSSFGHLCEFCPACRTICNDRRTCVPCHSNSSQITLDQCKTSCAYRVHHTEQSLGMAIPLTHPPPLKKNP; the protein is encoded by the exons GAGTTTATGACTGGAACAAGGCGGAAGGAACGATGTGACAAAGTTCTCCATTTAATAAAAAGGGGCTGCAGGGAGGATTTTATAGAAAGTCCCAAAGATGATATAAAAGTATCCAGCAATGAAGTTCATATACAAGTGACACCAGGAGAAGTGTCCATTCACCTCTATCCAG GATCTGAAGCAAGTTTTATGTTGAAAGTCCACCCACTGGAAAAGTACCCCGTGGACCTCTATTATTTAGTTGATGTGTCTGCATCAATGcacaaaaacatagaaaaattAAACTCTGTTGGATTTGATTTATCTCAAAAGATGAAAAATATTTCTGTTGATTTACGGCTTGGATTTGGATCCTATGTGGATAAGACAGTGTCACCTTATATTAGTATTCATCCAGGCAGAATCCACAATCAGTGCAG TGATTATGATCTAGATTGCATGCCTCCACATGGTTATATCCATGTCTTATCACTGACAGACCAAATAGCAGAATTTGGGCGTGCAATCAATAAGCAAAAGATCTCTGGAAATATTGACACACCTGAAGGAGGATTTGATGCTATGCTTCAGGCTGCTGTGTGCCAG AGCCAGATTGGTTGGCGCAAAGAAGCAAAACGTCTACTCCTCATGATGACAGATCAGACCTCTCATCTGGCTCTTGACAGTAAATTAGGAGGAATAGTAATTCCTAATGATGGAAATTGCCATTTAAAAGATAACGTGTACACCAAAGCAACCAGTATG GAGCATCCATCACTCGGTCAACTTGCTGAAAAGCTCATAGACAACAATATTAGTGTAATCTTTGCAGTCCAAGGAAGCCAATATCATTGGTATAAG GACCTTTTGTCTCTGCTGCCTGGCACTGTTGCAAGACAGATAGAATCACAAGCAGCAAATCTGGGAGATCTGGTGGTAGATGCTTACAAG aATCTGCTTTCTGAAGTGAAAATTCAGGTGGATAACACAGACCAAGACATAAATGTCAAAGTTACTGCAATCTGTCCTGATGGGAGTAGAAAAACAGGCTTAGAAGGATGCAGAAATGTGAAATCCACAACTGAA GTATCCTTTAATGTCACCATTACAATGAAGAAATGTGGAACCACTGAAGGAAGAAAATACATAATGATAAAACCCCTTGGTTTCAATGAATCTACCAGGGTTAATATACATAAAAGATGTGCTTGTCAGTGTGAGGGTAAAAGAATATGTGTGGATGAAATGTCTCCGGATTCCCAAACTTCCCACTGCAAGGATGGTATCTGTGATTCCAGTGATGAATTCTCTTCAGAGCAATGCAAAATGAAAGGGGACCATCTAATCTGTAGTGGCCAAGGAGAGTGTGTAGGTGGGAAATGCATTTGCTACAAAACCAAACTCGGCACAGTATATGGTGAATATTGTGAAAAGGATGATTTTTCCTGCCCATATTACCTTGGAAACCTGTGTGCTG GCAATGGTGaatgtgaagctggaaaatgcaAATGCATTGGTCCCTGGGAAGGTGATCGCTGCCAATGTTCATTATCATTGAAAAAAAACTGCATGAATTCAGATGGTCAGATCTGCAGCGGAAGAGGAACTTGTGTGTGTGGAAGATGCAAATGCACTGATCCCAGCAGTTTTGGCCATCTATGTGAATTCTGCCCTGCTTGCAGAACAATTTGCAATGACAGGCG GACTTGTGTGCCATGTCATTCCAACTCATCTCAAATTACACTTGACCAGTGCAAAACCTCATGTGCTTACAGGGTGCATCATACAGAACAATCTTTAG GCATGGCTATACCACTAACCCACCCaccgcctttaaaaaaaaacccttga